A window of bacterium genomic DNA:
AAGGTTGGCGAAAAGCCCGAGTTTTTGCCGGAGGCCGAGAATCGCCTGCTCGGGGCGCTTGTCGCGGGGCAGATCGTCCCACTTCGGGCCGCCGACAGCGCCGAAAAGGCCCGCCACGCTTTCCCTGCAGACGCGAAGCGTCGCCTCGGGAAGGGGCTCGCCCACCGCGTCGCAGGCCGTCCCGCCGCACAGGGCCTCGGTGAACGAAAACGTCAGGCCGAAGCGCGCGCCGGCCGCCTCGAGCACCGCCCGGGCCTGGGCCACCACCTCCTGGCCGATGCCGTCTCCGGGTAAAACCGCAATCTGGATGCCGCTCAACTTTTTCTCCCTCCGCTTCCAAAACCCATGACGAAAAGACAGACCAGGGCCTCAGCCCCCGAAGCCGGAGATGTAGGGCAGCTTCGCGGAAACCTCCCGCACTTTCGGGAGGTTGGCCCGCAAATTCTCGAGGACGCTCCACGTTCCCCGCAAAAAGGCGCTCCTTCGGGCCTCGTCCATCTCGATGGGAAAGGAACCTCCCTCGAAGGCCACCGTCAGCGCTTCCAGATCGACGGTGTAGACCGTGCCCGGCTTCTCCTGCGTCCGCCGCATGAGCGCTTCCGCGTCCTCCGGCGAGAGGGTCGCCAACGGCACCCCGATGGCGAAGCAGTTGCCCGCAAAGATTTCGGCGAACGAAACGCCCAGGATCAGCTCGAAACCCGCGCGCATGATGGCCTGGGGGGCGTGCTCGCGCGAGGAGCCGGAGCCGAAATTGCGCCCGACGATGAGGAGTTTCGCGCCCTTGTAGGCGGGCTCATCGAGGGGATGATCCGGGTGCCGCTCGCGCTCGTCGCAAAAAAGGGTTTTCTCCATCCCCTCGAAGGTGATCGCCTTCAAGAAGCGGGCGGGGACTATCCGGTCCGTGTCGATGTCATCGCCCGGAAGCGGCACCGCCCTTCCCTTCACCTGAACAATTTTCCGCACGCTCATTTCCGGCTACTCCACGTGTGTTTTCGGGTCCGCGATGGACCCCTCGATGGCCGAAGCTGCCACCGTGACCGGGCTCCCCAGGTGGGTCCGGCCCCGCGGGCTTCCCTGCCGCCCGATGAAATTCCGGTTCGAGGAGGAGATGCTCCGCTGGGCGCCCTCCAGCTTGTCCGGGTTCATCCCCAGGCACATCGAGCACCCGGCGGCGCGCCACTCGGCCCCCGCCTCGAGGAAAATCTCGTCCAGCCCCTCGGCCTCGGCCTGCACCTTCACCTGCTGGGAACCGGGCACGACGAGCATCTTGACGCCCTTCGCCACCTTATTCCCCTTCATCACCCGCGCCGCCTCGCGCAGATCGGAGATGCGCGAGTTGGTGCAGGAGCCGAGGAAGGCGACATCGATCTTCGTTCCCGCGAGCGAATCGCCCGCCTTGAGCCCCATGAACTCGTAGGCCTGCGCGGCGGTCTTGCCCTCTTCGACATCGAACGAATCGAGCGCGGGGAGTTTTTCGCCGACCCCCACCGACTGTCCCGGGTTGATTCCCCAGGTCACCATCGGCTCGATGGATGCGCCCTCGATCTCGAATGTCTCATCGTACTCCGCATCCGCATCTGAGGCGACGGATTTCCAATATTCAACCGCTTCATCAAAGTCATCGCCCTTCGGGGAGAACTCTTTCCCCCTCAAATATTCGAAAGTCGTCTCATCGGGATTGACGTAGCCGATGCGGGCGCCGCCCTCGATGCTCATGTTGCAGACCGTCATCCGCTCTTCCATCGTCATCCGGTCGAATATCTCGCCAGCGTATTCGTAGGCGAAGCCGATGCCGCCCTTGATCCCCAGGTCGTGGAGTATCCGGAGGATGACGTCCTTCGCGTAGACGCCCTTCTCCATCTCTCCTGAAACCTCGATCCGCCGCACCTTCAGCCGGCTCAGGGCGAGGGTCTGCGTGGCGAGGACATGGGCCACCTCGGTGGTGCCGATGCCGAAGCCCAGCGAGCCCAGCGCCCCGTGGGTGCTCGTGTGGCTGTCCCCGCAGGCAATGGTCATACCCGGCTGGGTGAGACCGGTCTCGGGACCGATGACGTGAACGATGCCCTGCTTCCCCGAGTCGAGCCCGAAGAAGCGGATGCCGTATTCGTTCACGTTCTGCTCGAGGGTGGCCATCATCAACTCGGCCTGCTCATCCTGGAAGGGCCGAATCTGGGTCAGGGTCGGGATGATGTGATCCACCGTCGCGAGGGTGCGCTCCGGGAAGGCCACCTGGGAGCCCGCCTCTTTCAACAGCGCGAACGCCTGGGGTGTCGTAACCTCATGGATGAGATGAAGCCCGATGAAAATCTGATCCTGCCCGGAATCGAGCTTCGTCACGGTGTGGCTGTCCCACACCTTGTCGTAGAGCGTTCTTTCCGACATTGCTCCCTCTCAGGTGGTGGCGCCGGAGCGGCCCAGCGCCGCGCGGAGGCTGCCGATGTAGCGGCAGGCCGCCGCCTGTTTCTTGTCCAGCTCTTCCTCGGCTTCCATCACGTCAATGAGCGCGCTTCCGACGATCACGCCATCGGCGTGTTCGGCAACTTCCGCCGCCTGTTCGGGGGTCTTGATCCCGAACCCGACGACGACAGGTCGGTTTTTCACCCGGTTGATCCGCTCGAGCACCCCGGCCAGATCGGCGTCCAGCGCCTCCCGCGCGCCGGTGACGCCCATCTGCCCGACATAGTAGATGAAGCCCTTGCCCGTATCGTTGATCAGCTTCACGCGCGAATCCGGGCTCGTCGGGGCCAGCATGAAGACCGGCGCGAGGGGATACTCCGCCATCGCGGCGAGCAGATCCCCCGCCTCCTCGGGCGGCAGGTCGGGCACGATGACGCCGTCCACCCCCGCCCGGGCGGCGTCGCGCGCGAAATCATCGAGGCCGTATACCAGCACGGGGTTGTAGTAGGCCATCAGCACCAGCGGGCACTCGGGAATCTCCCCCCGCACGCCGGCGATCATCGCGATGACGGCCCTGAGCGTCGTCCCCGCCGCGAGCGAGCGAGCGCCGGCGCGCTGGATGGTCGGCCCATCCGCCAGCGGATCGCTGAAGGGAACGCCGATTTCAAAGCCGTCCGCGCCCGCCGCGGCAAGTGCGGGCAGGAGCCGGCGCGTGAACTCGAGACTCGGATCCCCCGCCGAGACGTAGGGAAAGAGCCCGCCCCTTGCCTCCGCCTTCAGGCGAACGAAACACGCTTCGATGCGGCCGGCGTCTTCCATCACGCGCCCCCGCCTTCCGGCCCTTCGCCAAGCTCGCGGAGGAGCCCCTCGGCCTGCTGCACGTCCTTGTCCCCGCGGCCTGAGAGGCAGACGATGACGCTGCGCGGCTTCCCGTCCCGGGCGGCTTCTTCGGCGAGCCGACCGAGATAGGAGATGGCGTGCGCGCTCTCGAGCGCGGGAATGATGCCCTCGAGGCGGGCGAGCTTGCGGAAAGCCAAGAGCGCCTCCCGATCATCGGCCGTCACGTACTTCGCCCGGCCCGTGGCCTGGAGATGGGCATGCTCAGGCCCGACGCCGGGATAATCGAGACCGGCCGAGACCGAGTGCGCGGGGATGATCTGCCCATCGTCATCGTAGAGCAGGTGGGTCTTGCACCCGTGAAGGACGCCGACCCTTCCGGCATTGAGCGAGGCGCCGTGCTCCCCGCTCTCCAGACCGCGCCCGCCCGCCTCGACGCCGATGAGCGCCACCCCCGCGTCCTTGATGAAGGGATAAAAGAGGCCGATGGCGTTGCTCCCTCCGCCGACGCAGGCGACGCAGACATCCGGCAGCTTGCCCTCGAGATCGAGCATCTGCCGGCGCGCTTCCTCGCCGATGACCGATTGGAAGTCGCGGATCATCATCGGGAAGGGATGGGGCCCGACGACGGAGCCGATGATGTAGTGCGTGGTGCGCACCGAAGCGGTCCAGTCGCGCAGCGTTTCGTTGGTCGCGTCCTTGAGGGTGGCGCTCCCGGAAGTGACCGGGATGACCCGCGCCCCGAGCAACCGCATCCGGAAAACGTTGAGCGCCTGGCGCCGGGTGTCCTCCTCCCCCATGTAGACATCGCACTCGAGGCCGAAGAGGGCGGCCGCCGTCGCCGTGGCGACGCCGTGCTGGCCGGCGCCGGTCTCGGCGATCAGTCGTTGGCAAGCAGGGCCTGGCCAAGCGTGTTGTTGATCTTGTGGGCGCCCGTGTGGCAGAGGTCCTCGCGCTTAAGGAAGACCCGGAGGCTGCCCAGATCCTCGGAAAGCCGCCGCGCGAAGTAAAGCGGGGTCGGCCGGCCGACGTACTTCGCCAGATATTCCTTGAGCTCGGCATGAAAGACCGCATCGCCCCGGATGCGCTCGTAGGCCGCCTCGAGCTCCTCGAGGGCCGGCATCAGGGTCTCGGGAACGTACTGCCCCCCGAAGATGCCGAAATGTCCCT
This region includes:
- the leuC gene encoding 3-isopropylmalate dehydratase large subunit; this encodes MSERTLYDKVWDSHTVTKLDSGQDQIFIGLHLIHEVTTPQAFALLKEAGSQVAFPERTLATVDHIIPTLTQIRPFQDEQAELMMATLEQNVNEYGIRFFGLDSGKQGIVHVIGPETGLTQPGMTIACGDSHTSTHGALGSLGFGIGTTEVAHVLATQTLALSRLKVRRIEVSGEMEKGVYAKDVILRILHDLGIKGGIGFAYEYAGEIFDRMTMEERMTVCNMSIEGGARIGYVNPDETTFEYLRGKEFSPKGDDFDEAVEYWKSVASDADAEYDETFEIEGASIEPMVTWGINPGQSVGVGEKLPALDSFDVEEGKTAAQAYEFMGLKAGDSLAGTKIDVAFLGSCTNSRISDLREAARVMKGNKVAKGVKMLVVPGSQQVKVQAEAEGLDEIFLEAGAEWRAAGCSMCLGMNPDKLEGAQRSISSSNRNFIGRQGSPRGRTHLGSPVTVAASAIEGSIADPKTHVE
- the trpA gene encoding tryptophan synthase subunit alpha — its product is MEDAGRIEACFVRLKAEARGGLFPYVSAGDPSLEFTRRLLPALAAAGADGFEIGVPFSDPLADGPTIQRAGARSLAAGTTLRAVIAMIAGVRGEIPECPLVLMAYYNPVLVYGLDDFARDAARAGVDGVIVPDLPPEEAGDLLAAMAEYPLAPVFMLAPTSPDSRVKLINDTGKGFIYYVGQMGVTGAREALDADLAGVLERINRVKNRPVVVGFGIKTPEQAAEVAEHADGVIVGSALIDVMEAEEELDKKQAAACRYIGSLRAALGRSGATT
- a CDS encoding 3-isopropylmalate dehydratase small subunit is translated as MSVRKIVQVKGRAVPLPGDDIDTDRIVPARFLKAITFEGMEKTLFCDERERHPDHPLDEPAYKGAKLLIVGRNFGSGSSREHAPQAIMRAGFELILGVSFAEIFAGNCFAIGVPLATLSPEDAEALMRRTQEKPGTVYTVDLEALTVAFEGGSFPIEMDEARRSAFLRGTWSVLENLRANLPKVREVSAKLPYISGFGG
- a CDS encoding isocitrate/isopropylmalate family dehydrogenase, producing the protein MSGIQIAVLPGDGIGQEVVAQARAVLEAAGARFGLTFSFTEALCGGTACDAVGEPLPEATLRVCRESVAGLFGAVGGPKWDDLPRDKRPEQAILGLRQKLGLFANL